A genomic region of Lagopus muta isolate bLagMut1 chromosome 19, bLagMut1 primary, whole genome shotgun sequence contains the following coding sequences:
- the LOC125702667 gene encoding uncharacterized protein LOC125702667, translating to MIHCGKRHVYAIVACIVIFGSILICSWKGPQLQDNIKRKIFPQGKNVIPVGQFCRGKAAKNVITPLKDNRTFIISPYFDDREGKVTRVIGIVHHEDVKELYCWFCCQPLGKIYVSKAEIDVHSDRFGFPYGAADIVCLEPGNCDPTHVSIHQSPHGDIDQLSRFEIKNRKAEPFSADFTVCISAMFGNYNNVLQFIQSMEMYKILGAQKVVIYKNNCSQMMEKVLKFYLEEGTVEVIPWPINSYLKVSPKWHFSMDAKDIGYYGQITALNDCIYRNMQRSRFVVLNDADEIILPLKHSDWKTMMSSLQEQNPGTGVFLFENHIFPETITTPMFNISSWNTVPGINILQHVHREPDRKEVFNPKKMIVDPRKVIQTSVHSVLHAYGMSVNVPMDVALVYHCRVPLQSNLPRESLIRDTTLWIYNSSLIMNVNKVLYQTVL from the coding sequence ATGATACACTGTGGAAAAAGGCACGTGTATGCTATTGTTGCGTGTATTGTAATTTTTGGAAGTATTTTAATCTGCTCCTGGAAAGGTCCTCAGCTACAAgataatataaaaagaaaaatcttccccCAGGGAAAAAATGTCATTCCAGTTGGTCAATTCTGCAGGggaaaagctgcaaaaaatGTAATAACACCATTAAAAGATAACAGAACTTTTATCATCTCCCCATACTTTGATGATAGAGAAGGCAAAGTCACACGTGTGATTGGGATTGTTCACCATGAAGATGTCAAAGAGCTATACTGCTGGTTTTGTTGTCAGCCCCTTGGAAAGATATACGTATCAAAGGCAGAAATAGATGTTCACTCGGACAGATTTGGATTCCCCTATGGTGCTGCAGATATAGTTTGCTTGGAACCTGGAAACTGTGATCCGACACACGTATCAATTCATCAGTCTCCACATGGAGATATTGACCAGCTATCGaggtttgaaataaaaaacCGCAAAGCAGAGCCCTTCTCTGCTGACTTTACAGTATGCATCTCTGCCATGTTTGGAAATTACAACAATGTCTTACAGTTTATACAGAGTATGGAAATGTACAAGATTCTTGGGGCACAGAAAGTGGTGATCTACAAGAACAACTGCAGCCAGATGATGGAGAAAGTCCTGAAGTTTTATTTGGAAGAAGGAACAGTAGAGGTAATTCCGTGGCCAATAAACTCATATCTCAAGGTTTCTCCTAAATGGCACTTTTCTATGGATGCAAAAGACATTGGCTACTATGGACAAATCACAGCTCTAAATGACTGTATATACCGCAACATGCAGAGGAGCAGGTTTGTGGTTCTTAATGATGCTGATGAAATAATTCTTCCCCTTAAGCACTCAGACTGGAAAACAATGATGAGCAGTCTTCAGGAGCAAAATCCAGGAACtggtgtttttctctttgagaaCCATATCTTTCCAGAAACAATTACCACTCCCATGTTCAACATTTCATCTTGGAACACTGTGCCAGGTATTAACATACTACAGCATGTTCACAGAGAGCCTGACAGGAAAGAGGTTTTCAATCCTAAGAAAATGATAGTTGATCCAAGAAAGGTGATTCAGACTTCAGTCCACTCTGTCCTACATGCTTATGGGATGAGTGTGAATGTTCCAATGGATGTTGCCCTCGTTTATCACTGTCGCGTGCCCCTTCAAAGTAACCTTCCCAGAGAATCTCTCATCAGGGATACGACATTGTGGATATATAACTCATCATTAATCATGAATGTTAACAAAGTTCTCTATCAAACAGTACTGTAA
- the LOC125702664 gene encoding uncharacterized protein LOC125702664 yields MQQRKLQGQRHLHPYLVTFKMLCGRKKSYFAGAVCIITLTSMVTFSYLRLQRLIHLPKIVQEGSRCRGETANSTITPLKDNRTFIISPYFDDREGKVTRVIGIVHHEDVKELYCWFCCQPLGKIYVSKAEIDVHSDRFGFPYGAADIVCLEPGNCDPTHVSIHQSPHGDIDQLSRFEIKNRKAEPFSADFTVCISAMFGNYNNVLQFIQSMEMYKILGAQKVVIYKNNCSQMMEKVLKFYLEEGTVEVIPWPINSYLKVSPKWRFMQDETHIGYYGQITALNDCIYRNMQRSRFVVLNDADEIILPLKHSDWKTMMSSLQEQNPGTGVFLFENHIFPETITTPMFNISSWNTVPGINILQHVHREPDRKKVINPKKMIVDPRKVIQTSVHSVLHAYGMSVNVPMDVALVYHCRMPLQSNLPRESLIRDTTLWIYNSSLIMNVNKVLYQTVL; encoded by the coding sequence ATGCAGCAGCGCAAACTGCAAGGACAAAGACATTTGCATCCATATTTAGTTACATTCAAAATGTtgtgtggcagaaaaaaatcctactttGCTGGTGCTGTGTGCATTATAACACTAACATCAATGGTCACGTTTTCTTATCTTAGATTACAGAGACTTATTCACCTGCCAAAAATAGTACAAGAAGGTAGTAGGTGTAGAGGGGAAACTGCAAATAGCACAATAACACCATTAAAAGATAACAGAACTTTTATCATCTCCCCATACTTTGATGATAGAGAAGGCAAAGTCACACGTGTGATTGGGATTGTTCACCATGAAGATGTCAAAGAGCTATACTGCTGGTTTTGTTGTCAGCCCCTTGGAAAGATATACGTATCAAAGGCAGAAATAGATGTTCACTCGGACAGATTTGGATTCCCCTATGGTGCTGCAGATATAGTTTGCTTGGAACCTGGAAACTGTGATCCGACACACGTATCAATTCATCAGTCTCCACATGGAGATATTGACCAGCTATCGaggtttgaaataaaaaacCGCAAAGCAGAGCCCTTCTCTGCTGACTTTACAGTATGCATCTCTGCCATGTTTGGAAATTACAACAATGTCTTACAGTTTATACAGAGTATGGAAATGTACAAGATTCTTGGGGCACAGAAAGTGGTGATCTACAAGAACAACTGCAGCCAGATGATGGAGAAAGTCCTGAAGTTTTATTTGGAAGAAGGAACAGTAGAGGTAATTCCGTGGCCAATAAACTCATATCTCAAGGTTTCTCCTAAATGGCGCTTCATGCAAGATGAAACACACATTGGCTACTATGGACAAATCACAGCTCTAAATGACTGTATATACCGCAACATGCAGAGGAGCAGGTTTGTGGTTCTTAATGATGCTGATGAAATAATTCTTCCCCTTAAGCACTCAGACTGGAAAACAATGATGAGCAGTCTTCAGGAGCAAAATCCAGGAACtggtgtttttctctttgagaaCCATATCTTTCCAGAAACAATTACCACTCCCATGTTCAACATTTCATCTTGGAACACTGTGCCAGGTATTAACATACTACAGCATGTTCACAGAGAGCCTGACAGGAAAAAGGTAATCAATCCTAAGAAAATGATAGTTGATCCAAGAAAGGTGATTCAGACTTCAGTCCACTCTGTCCTACATGCTTATGGGATGAGTGTGAATGTTCCAATGGATGTTGCCCTCGTTTATCACTGTCGCATGCCCCTTCAAAGTAACCTTCCCAGAGAATCTCTCATCAGGGATACGACATTGTGGATATATAACTCATCATTAATCATGAATGTTAACAAAGTTCTCTATCAAACAGTACTGTAA